Below is a window of Janthinobacterium lividum DNA.
AGCGATCCGCGCGAACATGAGGGCTGGTTTCACGCCGTACGCGACGTCAGTTTCAGCTGCGCCCCCGGCGAAGTACTGGGCCTGCTGGGGCCGAATGGCGCCGGCAAGACGACCACCCTGCGCCTGTTGTCGACGGCCTTGCAAGCGGATGCGGGCAGCGCCCTCGTGAACGGCGTTGACGTGCTGCAGCAACCGCTGGTGGCGCGCCAGAGCATAGGTTTCCTGTCCGGCTCGACTGGGCTGTATGGCCGCCTGACGGCGCGCGAAAACGTGGAATATTTTGGCCGCCTGCACGGCATGCCGGCCGACAAGCTGAAACGCCGCTGCGATGAACTGTTTTCCCTGCTGCAAATGGAAGAGTACGGCGGCAAGCGGGCCGATCAGTTGTCGACGGGCATGAAACAGAAGTGCGCGATCGCCCGCACCGTCGTGCACGAGCCGCAAGTGGTCATTCTCGACGAGCCGACGACGGGCCTGGATGTGATGTCGGCCAAGATCCTGCTGGACTTCATCGCAAGCTACAAGGCGCTGCGCGTGCCGCTGATCTTTTCCACGCACCACCTGCACGAGGTGGAAAAGCTGTGCGACCGCGTCTGCATCATCAACCGCGGCACCACCGCCTTCAATGGCACGGTCAACGAACTGCGCCACCTGGGCGGCAGCGCGGACTTGTACGACGCCTTTGTCAGCGTCATCAACCAGGGAGCCTGAGCCATGTGGACCATTTATCTGAAAGAGTTGCTGGAACTCACGCGCGACCGCAAGACGCTGATCTTCACCATCCTCATCCCCATCTTTGCCATGCCGCTGATCTTCGGCGGCTTCGCCTATGTCTCGAACAATATGTTCAAGAACGCGAAGACGGCGGAAATGCGCTACGCGCTGTTCGGCAAGGACTATTCGCCGGGCTTGAGCAGGCGTTTTGCCCAGCAGCACAATCTGCGCGAAGTGCCGCTGGCCAGCGAGGGCGATATCCGCCGCGCCATCGGTGACGACACCATCAAGTTTGCCGT
It encodes the following:
- a CDS encoding ATP-binding cassette domain-containing protein; translated protein: MIEVKHLAKRFRMPPHKGKGVHISDPREHEGWFHAVRDVSFSCAPGEVLGLLGPNGAGKTTTLRLLSTALQADAGSALVNGVDVLQQPLVARQSIGFLSGSTGLYGRLTARENVEYFGRLHGMPADKLKRRCDELFSLLQMEEYGGKRADQLSTGMKQKCAIARTVVHEPQVVILDEPTTGLDVMSAKILLDFIASYKALRVPLIFSTHHLHEVEKLCDRVCIINRGTTAFNGTVNELRHLGGSADLYDAFVSVINQGA